The following coding sequences are from one Paenibacillus tundrae window:
- a CDS encoding DNA-directed RNA polymerase subunit alpha produces MIEIEKPKIETVDVNDDGTYGKFVVEPLERGYGTTLGNSLRRILLSSLPGAAVSSVQIDGVLHEFATVPGVMEDVTEIILNLKALSLKIHSDEEKVLEIDAEGEGAITAGDIRADSDVEILNPDLHIATLGPGSRLHMRIFANRGRGYVQADRNKRDDQPIGVIPVDSIFTPISRVNYAVENTRVGQVTNYDKLTLEVWTDGSIRPEEAVSLGAKILTEHLMLFVGLTDEAKDAEIMVEKEEDKKEKVLEMTIEELDLSVRSYNCLKRAGINTVQELTTKTEEDMMKVRNLGRKSLEEVQEKLEELGLGLRTEE; encoded by the coding sequence GTGATTGAAATCGAAAAGCCGAAAATTGAGACGGTAGACGTCAACGATGATGGCACCTATGGGAAATTCGTAGTAGAACCGCTGGAACGTGGATACGGTACGACGCTTGGAAACTCGCTTCGCCGAATCTTGCTTTCCTCACTGCCGGGTGCGGCAGTGTCTTCGGTTCAAATCGATGGCGTTCTGCATGAATTTGCTACAGTTCCTGGCGTAATGGAAGATGTAACGGAGATTATTCTTAACCTGAAAGCTTTGTCGCTTAAGATTCATTCCGACGAGGAGAAAGTTCTCGAGATTGATGCTGAAGGCGAAGGAGCAATTACGGCAGGGGATATCCGTGCTGACTCCGATGTGGAAATCCTTAATCCGGATCTTCACATTGCTACGCTCGGACCAGGTTCGAGACTTCACATGCGTATTTTTGCCAATCGCGGTCGCGGCTACGTCCAGGCAGATCGGAATAAACGCGATGACCAGCCGATCGGCGTCATCCCTGTCGATTCCATCTTCACCCCGATCAGCCGCGTAAACTACGCTGTGGAAAATACGCGTGTCGGCCAAGTGACCAACTATGACAAGCTCACGTTGGAAGTTTGGACTGACGGAAGTATTCGTCCTGAAGAGGCTGTAAGCCTCGGCGCTAAAATTTTGACCGAGCACTTGATGCTCTTCGTGGGTCTTACAGACGAAGCGAAAGATGCAGAGATCATGGTCGAAAAAGAAGAAGACAAAAAAGAAAAAGTACTCGAAATGACGATCGAAGAGCTGGATCTCTCTGTTCGTTCCTACAACTGCCTCAAACGTGCTGGTATTAATACCGTACAAGAGCTGACTACGAAAACAGAAGAAGACATGATGAAAGTCCGTAACCTCGGACGTAAGTCTTTGGAAGAAGTTCAAGAGAAGCTTGAGGAGCTTGGTTTGGGACTCCGTACAGAAGAATAG
- the rpsK gene encoding 30S ribosomal protein S11 has product MAKPKKVVRTKRRDRKNIESGVAHIRSTFNNTIVTITDPHGNAISWASSGGLGFRGSRKSTPFAAQMAAETAAKAAMEHGMKAVEVMVKGPGAGREAAIRSLQAAGLEVNLIKDVTPVPHNGCRPPKRRRV; this is encoded by the coding sequence ATGGCTAAACCGAAAAAAGTCGTACGTACTAAACGTCGTGACCGTAAAAATATTGAATCTGGCGTGGCACATATCCGTTCCACTTTCAATAACACTATCGTTACTATTACGGATCCTCACGGAAACGCAATTTCGTGGGCAAGCTCCGGCGGCCTCGGATTCAGAGGTTCCCGTAAATCGACTCCGTTTGCTGCACAAATGGCTGCTGAGACTGCTGCCAAAGCTGCAATGGAACATGGGATGAAAGCCGTTGAGGTTATGGTTAAAGGACCAGGCGCAGGCCGTGAAGCAGCGATCCGCTCTTTGCAAGCTGCTGGTCTTGAAGTTAACCTGATCAAAGACGTAACTCCAGTCCCGCATAACGGATGCCGTCCTCCAAAACGTCGTCGTGTCTAA
- the rpsM gene encoding 30S ribosomal protein S13: protein MARIAGVDLPRDKRVEIALTYIFGIGKTTSQKILSSTGIDQNTRVRDLTEDEVSKLRESIDKEVKVEGDLRREISLNIKRLTEIGCYRGVRHRRGLPVRGQRTKTNARTRKGPRRTVANKKK from the coding sequence ATGGCACGTATAGCTGGTGTGGATTTGCCACGTGATAAGCGCGTTGAGATCGCCTTGACTTATATTTTCGGAATCGGTAAAACGACTTCCCAGAAAATTCTGAGCTCTACAGGCATCGATCAGAACACTCGTGTTCGTGATTTGACGGAAGATGAAGTCAGCAAATTGCGTGAAAGTATCGACAAAGAGGTCAAAGTTGAAGGTGACCTGCGTCGTGAAATCTCTTTGAATATTAAACGTTTGACGGAGATCGGTTGTTACCGTGGAGTTCGTCATCGTCGTGGTCTGCCTGTTCGTGGACAACGTACGAAAACGAATGCTCGTACTCGTAAAGGTCCTCGTCGTACAGTAGCGAACAAGAAGAAATAA
- the rpmJ gene encoding 50S ribosomal protein L36: protein MKVRPSVKPICEKCKVIRRKGNVMVICENPKHKQKQG, encoded by the coding sequence ATGAAGGTAAGACCTTCGGTCAAGCCGATTTGCGAAAAATGCAAAGTCATTCGCCGCAAAGGGAATGTAATGGTTATCTGTGAAAATCCGAAACACAAACAAAAACAAGGTTAA
- the infA gene encoding translation initiation factor IF-1: MAKEDVIEVEGTVLEPLPNATFKVELENGHQILAHVSGKLRMHFIRILTGDKVVVQLSPYDLTKGRITYRK; encoded by the coding sequence ATGGCTAAGGAAGATGTCATTGAAGTGGAAGGTACGGTTCTCGAACCGCTACCGAATGCAACGTTCAAGGTTGAGCTTGAGAACGGTCATCAAATTCTCGCTCACGTTTCCGGAAAGTTGCGGATGCACTTTATCCGTATCCTGACTGGAGACAAAGTAGTTGTTCAGTTATCGCCTTATGATCTAACAAAAGGTCGTATAACTTACCGTAAATAG
- a CDS encoding KOW domain-containing RNA-binding protein translates to MNNQSNPQLGQLVKIRKGRNADQAAVIVAIADARFVYIADGDKRKFDQPKKKNILHLELQPMISSEVVNSLNESGRVTNGKLRYAVHSFLESTNIQAEEKGD, encoded by the coding sequence ATGAACAATCAGTCTAATCCGCAGCTCGGTCAACTTGTGAAGATCCGTAAAGGCCGCAATGCGGACCAAGCCGCAGTAATTGTTGCTATAGCGGACGCGAGGTTCGTATATATTGCGGATGGAGACAAACGTAAGTTTGATCAACCCAAGAAGAAGAACATTCTTCATCTTGAGCTCCAACCGATGATTAGCAGCGAGGTCGTAAACAGTTTAAACGAGAGTGGTCGGGTGACAAACGGAAAGCTCCGCTATGCGGTGCATTCGTTTCTGGAATCCACCAACATTCAAGCTGAAGAGAAAGGAGACTGA
- the map gene encoding type I methionyl aminopeptidase, with protein MIIGKSETELGLMREAGRIVAETHRLLAEHISPGITTGELDHMAEQFIRSQGAVPSFKGYNGFPASVCASVNEELVHGFPGKRKLNEGDIVTFDIGAQYQGYHGDSAWTYPVGRISEEARRLLDVTEASLYAGLAQVKPDVRLFTISHAIQKYIEDAGFSVVREYVGHGIGANLHEEPQIPNYGLPDRGPRLKAGMVLAIEPMVNVGRRYVKTLEDNWTVVTVDGSLCAHFEHTVAVTPDGMEIFTKLNA; from the coding sequence ATGATCATTGGTAAGTCAGAAACGGAACTGGGTTTGATGCGAGAAGCAGGGAGAATCGTAGCGGAAACGCATCGCCTCTTAGCAGAACATATCTCACCCGGTATTACGACTGGAGAACTTGACCATATGGCCGAACAATTTATCCGCAGTCAAGGAGCTGTGCCGTCTTTCAAAGGTTATAACGGTTTCCCTGCCAGTGTGTGCGCTTCAGTGAATGAAGAGTTGGTGCATGGATTTCCCGGCAAACGCAAGTTGAACGAGGGCGATATTGTTACGTTTGACATCGGCGCGCAGTACCAAGGGTATCACGGAGATTCAGCCTGGACTTATCCAGTTGGCCGTATTTCTGAAGAAGCCCGTCGTCTCCTAGACGTTACGGAGGCTTCATTGTACGCAGGTCTGGCGCAAGTGAAACCTGACGTTCGCTTGTTTACAATATCTCATGCGATTCAGAAATATATTGAGGATGCTGGTTTTTCGGTAGTACGTGAATATGTCGGTCACGGCATAGGAGCCAATCTGCATGAGGAACCACAGATTCCGAACTATGGTCTTCCTGATCGAGGACCACGGCTCAAAGCGGGCATGGTGCTGGCCATAGAGCCGATGGTTAACGTAGGTAGACGGTATGTAAAAACGTTGGAAGATAACTGGACTGTCGTAACTGTTGATGGATCGTTATGTGCCCACTTTGAACACACCGTAGCAGTTACACCAGATGGCATGGAAATTTTCACAAAACTGAATGCGTAG
- a CDS encoding adenylate kinase — MNILFMGPPGAGKGTQAEVIVKEFGIPHISTGDAFRLAIKQGTPIGLKAKEYMDQGLLVPDDVTIGIVEERLQQQDCREGFLLDGFPRTLSQAEALDGILDRLNSGLDHVINLKVDRNKLLARLTGRRLCKNCGATYHVVFNPPKQEGICDKCGGELYQRSDDNEESVGTRLDEYINKTAPLLTFYENKALLRQMDGEQDIDQVSQQIVSLLRG; from the coding sequence GTGAACATCCTATTCATGGGCCCTCCGGGGGCAGGAAAAGGAACGCAAGCAGAAGTCATCGTGAAAGAGTTCGGTATTCCCCATATTTCAACAGGCGATGCATTTCGCCTTGCGATCAAACAGGGAACTCCCATTGGTTTGAAAGCCAAGGAATATATGGATCAAGGATTGCTTGTACCAGATGATGTTACAATCGGCATCGTTGAAGAACGATTGCAGCAGCAGGACTGCAGAGAAGGGTTTCTCTTGGATGGTTTTCCAAGAACCTTGTCTCAAGCAGAAGCGCTCGATGGCATTCTGGATCGACTGAATTCAGGTCTTGATCATGTGATTAACCTGAAAGTGGATCGCAACAAACTGTTGGCTCGTTTAACGGGTCGTCGGCTTTGTAAAAACTGTGGAGCCACGTATCATGTCGTATTCAATCCGCCTAAGCAGGAAGGTATTTGTGATAAATGCGGCGGAGAGTTGTACCAACGCTCTGATGATAATGAAGAGAGCGTAGGCACGCGTCTGGACGAGTATATCAACAAAACAGCACCACTCCTCACGTTTTATGAGAACAAAGCTCTTCTTCGCCAAATGGATGGAGAGCAGGATATCGATCAAGTTTCTCAACAAATCGTGTCCTTACTGAGAGGTTAA